A genome region from Bacillaceae bacterium IKA-2 includes the following:
- the smc gene encoding chromosome segregation protein SMC — protein MFLKRLDVVGFKSFAERTSIDFVQGVTAVVGPNGSGKSNISDGIRWVLGEQSAKSLRGAKMEDIIFAGSETRKPLNFAELTLTLDNEDHHLAIDYSEVSVTRRVYRSGESEYYINKQSCRLKDIHELFMDSGLGREAYSIIGQGKIEEILSSKSEERRIIFEEAAGVLKYKTRKQKAERKLAETEENLYRIEDILHELESQVEPLKIQSSIAKDFIEKKEELEHVEVGLLVYEIEQLHTSWGEQTKKVQELSLDQLEISAQIKIDEVKIDELRGKMHSQDDAINDLQDILLSTSEQLEKNEGQKEVLKERKKNYHQTKEGQLRKITELKEKKSQLEENFKTETNKLKANQTKLKSTKKQLDQEVKLLFSLEADLETELDRMKADYIEVLNEQASFRNEIRYLEEQLRQRRHKSSNLDRSNLTLLSQREELLKSDKTLNEALQNKQEVLREHIEVYRTKTKQLEARIAEFKKKEIQLQQAFGYVQQLRSRKEILEEMQADFSGFFQGVKEILKARETTLTGIEGAIAELISVPKNVELAIETALGGAMQHVVVSTEGDGRQAIQFLKSRHFGRATFLPLSVMKRRDLSRFDYEQLQGHSAFVGIGADLIDHDEKYSAVISNLLGQVVVARDLKGANALAKLLHYKNRIVTIEGDVVNPGGSMSGGSARQKGSPILGRQRELEELVAKLAKAEAQTKIIETEVESLKTELCIIETNIEELRKNGESFRNEEQQLKGKIRECEIEVKNLNERLTLYDNDKLSYQGEVKEIEVTLKKLAEKLKGTIQLKEQLEEQIQLLTNKKKTQQTSKESLNEFITDLKVMLAKEEEQCRNCQERVETILQEKDSVELEWNETKEGYWLLEQEMGETTSGEGTLDEVIDKKRQEKEKTLTLIQDRRQERLYLQQRHGDIEKELKVHKRTHKQLSDYFHTEEVMVNRLDVELENRLEKLSSEYELSFEGAKANYLLMIDVNIAKTKVKLIKLAIDELGTVNLGAIEEYSRVYERFSFLMKQKNDLQEAKQTLYQVITEMDEEMSARFSTTFQQIKIQFQLVFKELFGGGKADLFLTNTDNILTAGVEIAAQPPGKNLQNLALLSGGERALTAIALLFAILKVRPVPFCVLDEVEAALDEANVSRFANYLKEFSKETQFIIVTHRKGTMEEADVLYGVTMQESGVSKLVSVRLEKMPKLIAT, from the coding sequence TTGTTCCTCAAGAGATTAGATGTAGTAGGTTTTAAATCGTTTGCTGAGCGAACATCAATAGATTTTGTTCAAGGGGTAACGGCAGTAGTTGGTCCAAACGGAAGTGGAAAAAGCAATATATCTGATGGAATCCGTTGGGTATTAGGTGAACAATCAGCAAAGTCACTCAGAGGGGCAAAAATGGAAGATATTATTTTTGCAGGCAGTGAAACAAGAAAGCCGCTAAATTTCGCAGAATTGACGTTAACATTAGATAATGAAGATCATCATTTAGCGATTGATTATAGTGAAGTTAGTGTGACCCGGCGTGTTTATCGTTCTGGGGAAAGTGAATATTACATAAATAAGCAAAGCTGTCGACTTAAAGATATTCATGAACTATTTATGGATTCAGGGTTAGGTAGAGAGGCTTATTCGATAATTGGACAAGGTAAAATAGAAGAAATTTTGAGTAGTAAATCCGAGGAACGAAGAATAATTTTTGAAGAAGCTGCCGGTGTGCTTAAGTATAAAACAAGAAAGCAAAAAGCGGAAAGAAAGTTGGCTGAAACGGAGGAAAATCTATACCGAATTGAAGATATTTTACATGAATTAGAAAGTCAAGTTGAACCTCTAAAAATACAATCTTCCATTGCGAAGGATTTTATTGAAAAGAAAGAGGAATTAGAGCATGTTGAAGTTGGTCTTTTAGTTTATGAAATTGAACAGCTGCATACGAGCTGGGGGGAGCAGACAAAAAAGGTTCAGGAGCTTTCCTTAGACCAGTTAGAAATTTCTGCACAAATAAAAATTGATGAAGTGAAGATTGATGAGCTTCGGGGAAAAATGCATTCACAAGACGATGCGATCAATGATCTTCAAGATATATTACTCTCTACAAGTGAACAGTTAGAGAAAAACGAAGGACAAAAAGAAGTTTTAAAAGAAAGAAAAAAAAATTACCATCAGACCAAAGAAGGACAGCTTAGAAAAATCACGGAGTTAAAAGAAAAAAAATCACAGCTTGAAGAGAATTTCAAAACTGAAACTAATAAACTAAAAGCCAATCAAACCAAGCTTAAAAGTACTAAGAAGCAATTAGACCAAGAAGTAAAGTTACTTTTTTCCTTAGAGGCTGATCTTGAAACAGAGTTAGATAGAATGAAGGCCGATTATATTGAGGTTTTAAATGAACAAGCATCTTTCCGCAATGAAATTCGTTATTTAGAAGAACAATTACGGCAACGAAGGCATAAAAGTTCCAACTTAGACAGAAGTAATCTAACCTTACTAAGTCAAAGAGAAGAGTTGTTAAAAAGTGATAAGACACTAAATGAAGCACTTCAAAATAAACAAGAAGTATTAAGAGAGCATATTGAAGTTTATCGAACGAAGACCAAACAATTAGAAGCTAGAATAGCTGAGTTCAAAAAAAAAGAAATTCAACTACAGCAGGCTTTTGGTTATGTTCAACAATTAAGATCTCGTAAAGAGATTTTAGAAGAAATGCAGGCCGATTTTTCGGGTTTTTTCCAAGGTGTAAAAGAGATTTTAAAGGCAAGAGAGACGACTTTAACAGGAATCGAAGGAGCAATTGCTGAACTTATTTCTGTACCGAAAAATGTTGAATTAGCAATTGAAACTGCGTTAGGTGGTGCGATGCAGCATGTTGTTGTCAGCACAGAAGGGGACGGCCGGCAAGCAATTCAATTTTTGAAATCCCGTCATTTTGGTAGGGCTACTTTTTTACCGCTATCCGTCATGAAACGCCGCGATCTTTCCCGTTTTGATTATGAACAACTTCAAGGTCACTCTGCCTTCGTCGGAATTGGAGCAGATTTAATTGACCACGATGAAAAATACAGTGCAGTCATTTCAAATTTACTAGGTCAAGTAGTTGTTGCCCGCGACTTAAAAGGAGCCAATGCTTTAGCCAAGCTTTTGCATTACAAAAATCGGATCGTAACTATTGAAGGCGACGTTGTCAATCCTGGTGGTTCAATGAGTGGCGGAAGTGCTAGGCAAAAGGGTAGCCCCATCCTCGGCCGTCAACGAGAACTAGAAGAGTTAGTTGCAAAGCTAGCTAAAGCCGAAGCGCAAACAAAGATCATCGAGACGGAAGTCGAAAGTTTAAAAACTGAGCTTTGTATAATAGAGACAAATATAGAAGAACTTCGAAAAAATGGGGAAAGTTTTAGAAATGAAGAACAGCAATTAAAAGGCAAGATTCGTGAGTGTGAGATTGAAGTGAAAAACTTAAATGAACGACTGACGTTATATGATAACGATAAACTTTCCTATCAAGGCGAAGTCAAGGAAATAGAGGTAACTTTAAAAAAGTTAGCCGAAAAACTAAAAGGAACTATTCAGCTTAAAGAACAGTTAGAAGAGCAAATTCAACTTTTAACTAACAAAAAGAAAACACAACAAACATCCAAGGAATCTTTAAACGAATTCATTACTGATTTAAAAGTCATGTTAGCTAAAGAAGAAGAACAATGCCGAAACTGCCAAGAACGTGTAGAAACTATTTTGCAAGAAAAAGATAGTGTAGAATTAGAATGGAATGAAACAAAAGAGGGATACTGGCTACTAGAACAAGAAATGGGTGAGACTACTTCTGGGGAAGGCACCCTAGACGAAGTGATTGATAAAAAACGTCAAGAAAAAGAAAAAACGTTAACTCTTATTCAAGACCGTCGGCAAGAGCGGTTGTATCTCCAACAAAGGCATGGTGATATAGAGAAAGAGTTAAAGGTACATAAGCGAACACATAAGCAACTGTCTGACTATTTTCATACAGAAGAGGTAATGGTAAATCGTCTAGATGTCGAGTTAGAAAATCGCCTTGAAAAACTTTCTAGTGAATATGAACTTAGTTTTGAAGGAGCAAAAGCAAACTATCTGCTTATGATTGATGTTAATATTGCCAAAACAAAGGTCAAGTTAATAAAATTAGCAATTGATGAATTAGGAACAGTAAATCTTGGTGCGATTGAAGAATATAGTCGTGTCTATGAACGATTTTCTTTCTTGATGAAGCAAAAAAATGATCTGCAAGAAGCGAAACAAACACTTTATCAAGTTATTACAGAAATGGATGAAGAAATGTCAGCTCGGTTTTCAACAACTTTTCAACAAATAAAAATCCAATTTCAATTGGTATTTAAAGAGCTTTTTGGTGGTGGTAAAGCTGATCTTTTTCTTACCAATACAGATAACATTTTAACGGCAGGCGTGGAAATTGCAGCCCAACCACCTGGAAAAAATCTTCAAAATTTAGCTTTACTTTCCGGAGGGGAACGGGCATTAACTGCGATAGCCTTATTATTTGCGATTTTAAAAGTGAGACCTGTACCATTTTGTGTACTAGATGAAGTCGAAGCGGCGCTCGATGAAGCTAATGTTAGTCGGTTTGCAAACTATTTAAAAGAATTTAGTAAAGAAACACAGTTTATTATTGTTACACATCGAAAAGGTACGATGGAAGAAGCCGATGTCCTATATGGTGTGACGATGCAAGAATCAGGCGTTTCGAAGCTTGTGTCAGTTCGATTAGAAAAAATGCCGAAATTAATTGCTACCTAA
- a CDS encoding DUF1128 domain-containing protein, which produces MSLKEKSRENIEMMITNIKDKLRVVNGGAMRPESFDTDNYEDLVDIYEMIMSKTSFSVSEIDAIVSELGKLRKK; this is translated from the coding sequence ATGTCTTTAAAAGAAAAAAGCCGCGAAAATATTGAAATGATGATTACAAACATTAAGGATAAACTACGCGTTGTAAATGGTGGAGCTATGAGACCAGAAAGCTTTGATACTGATAATTATGAAGATTTAGTTGATATTTATGAGATGATTATGAGTAAAACATCTTTTAGCGTAAGTGAAATCGATGCAATCGTTTCTGAATTAGGAAAGTTACGAAAAAAATAA
- the rnc gene encoding ribonuclease III, with protein sequence MQHSSRKIRKRSPKRNDKRIQLTPAQKQKIEQLLESLGITFINEKLIIQAFTHSSYVNEHRIRLFDDNERLEFLGDAVLELAVSQYLFKKFETMSEGEMTKLRAAIVCEPSLAKFAIELSFGEIVLLGKGEEMTGGRERSALLADAFESFVGALYLDQGIESVFYFLSKTVYPKIDDGAFSHMMDFKSQLQEYVQRDGLGSIQYQIVQELGPAHAREFVSEAVLNDDKLGVGIGRSKKEAEQHAAQKALQKLSDN encoded by the coding sequence ATGCAACATTCTTCAAGAAAAATTCGCAAAAGATCACCAAAGCGAAACGACAAACGAATTCAATTAACACCTGCTCAAAAGCAAAAGATTGAACAGTTACTTGAAAGTCTAGGGATTACTTTTATTAACGAAAAATTAATTATTCAAGCATTTACACATTCATCATATGTGAATGAGCATCGCATTCGTCTTTTTGATGATAATGAACGCTTGGAGTTTCTAGGAGATGCGGTTTTAGAGTTAGCTGTTTCTCAATATTTATTTAAAAAGTTTGAGACAATGAGTGAAGGCGAGATGACAAAGCTAAGAGCAGCTATTGTCTGCGAGCCATCACTAGCAAAATTCGCGATTGAGTTAAGCTTTGGTGAGATTGTTCTTCTCGGTAAAGGTGAAGAAATGACAGGTGGGCGAGAACGCTCAGCTTTACTAGCCGATGCTTTCGAGTCATTTGTAGGGGCATTATACTTAGACCAAGGAATAGAATCTGTCTTTTACTTTTTGAGCAAGACTGTCTACCCAAAAATTGATGATGGTGCTTTTTCTCATATGATGGATTTTAAAAGTCAGTTACAAGAATATGTTCAAAGAGATGGACTTGGCTCAATTCAATATCAAATTGTCCAAGAACTTGGGCCTGCACATGCGAGAGAATTTGTTTCGGAGGCCGTTTTGAATGACGATAAATTAGGCGTCGGTATTGGAAGATCAAAAAAAGAAGCAGAACAACATGCTGCACAAAAAGCATTACAAAAATTAAGCGATAATTAA
- the acpP gene encoding acyl carrier protein — MADVFERITKIIVDRLGVDEAEVKLEATFKEDLGADSLDVVELVMELEDEFDVEISDEDAEKIATVKNVVDYINNHK, encoded by the coding sequence ATGGCAGACGTATTTGAACGTATCACAAAAATCATCGTAGACCGTCTTGGAGTTGACGAAGCTGAAGTAAAGCTTGAAGCAACTTTCAAAGAAGATTTAGGAGCAGATTCACTAGATGTAGTAGAACTAGTGATGGAACTTGAAGATGAGTTTGATGTAGAAATTTCTGATGAAGATGCAGAAAAAATAGCTACTGTTAAAAATGTTGTTGATTACATAAACAACCACAAGTAG
- the fabG gene encoding 3-oxoacyl-[acyl-carrier-protein] reductase — protein MLKGKVALVTGASRGIGKAIALELAKQGAKVAVNYAGNEVKAKEVVAEIIALGSEAIAIKADVANSEEAASMVKETIETFGSLEILVNNAGITRDGLIMRMKEDDWDQVINTNLKGVFNCSKAVTRQMVKQRYGRIVNISSVVGVLGNAGQANYVAAKAGVIGLTKSLARELANRNITANAVAPGFIETDMTEALSAEVKQELMKQIPLGKLGSVTDVSRVVCFLVSEDANYMTGQTLHVDGGMVMN, from the coding sequence ATGCTTAAGGGAAAAGTTGCTTTAGTTACTGGAGCTTCTAGAGGAATCGGAAAAGCAATTGCTCTAGAATTAGCGAAACAAGGAGCTAAAGTTGCAGTAAACTATGCAGGAAATGAAGTAAAAGCAAAAGAAGTGGTAGCAGAGATAATAGCCTTAGGTAGTGAAGCAATTGCCATTAAAGCAGATGTTGCTAATTCAGAGGAAGCAGCATCGATGGTAAAAGAAACGATTGAGACATTCGGTTCATTAGAAATTCTTGTTAATAATGCCGGAATTACACGTGATGGCTTAATTATGAGAATGAAAGAAGACGATTGGGATCAAGTTATTAATACGAACTTAAAAGGTGTATTTAATTGTTCAAAGGCAGTGACAAGGCAAATGGTGAAACAGCGGTATGGGAGAATTGTTAATATTTCGTCTGTAGTAGGGGTATTGGGGAATGCTGGTCAAGCTAATTATGTAGCGGCAAAAGCTGGTGTAATCGGCTTAACGAAATCATTAGCTAGAGAACTTGCAAATCGCAATATTACTGCTAATGCAGTTGCGCCAGGATTTATTGAAACTGATATGACTGAGGCTTTATCCGCTGAGGTTAAGCAAGAGTTAATGAAACAAATTCCGCTCGGCAAATTAGGTAGTGTTACCGATGTTTCTAGAGTTGTTTGTTTTTTAGTAAGTGAAGATGCAAACTACATGACAGGACAAACCTTGCATGTAGACGGCGGTATGGTGATGAACTAA
- the fabD gene encoding ACP S-malonyltransferase, translating into MGKIAFLFPGQGSQTVGMGKALADQSEAVMAIFKRADERLEIPLSKLIFEGPETELTLTTNTQPALLTTSIAILEVLKAADIQADYLAGHSLGEYSALVASGALTFEDAVYAVRKRGIFMEEAVPAGVGAMAAILGMDRGILTEITQQVTDRGNVVELANLNCPGQIVISGSKAGVEEASNLAKEKGARRIIPLQVSGPFHSSLMKPAAEKLAAVLDQLTINNAMIPVVANVSATEVTDASDIKKKLIDQVFSPVLWEDTVQYLLDQGVDTFIEIGSGNVLSGLVKKVNRKVRVFAVNDSETLELTVTSIKGLKDNA; encoded by the coding sequence ATGGGGAAAATAGCTTTTTTATTTCCTGGCCAAGGGTCCCAAACTGTTGGTATGGGAAAAGCTTTAGCAGATCAAAGTGAAGCTGTTATGGCTATTTTTAAGCGAGCTGACGAGCGACTTGAAATACCATTATCGAAGCTTATTTTTGAAGGTCCGGAAACTGAGCTAACATTAACGACAAATACGCAACCAGCGTTACTCACCACGAGTATTGCTATATTAGAAGTTTTGAAAGCTGCCGATATTCAAGCAGATTATCTTGCTGGGCATAGTTTAGGGGAATATAGTGCGCTCGTCGCCAGTGGGGCTTTAACTTTTGAAGATGCAGTATATGCTGTGCGTAAGCGTGGAATTTTCATGGAAGAAGCAGTTCCAGCAGGGGTAGGGGCGATGGCTGCGATTTTGGGAATGGATCGAGGAATACTAACGGAAATTACCCAACAAGTAACCGATCGTGGTAATGTAGTTGAATTAGCGAATTTAAATTGTCCAGGCCAAATCGTCATTTCAGGATCTAAAGCAGGGGTTGAGGAGGCTTCAAATCTTGCTAAGGAAAAGGGAGCACGACGAATTATTCCCCTGCAAGTAAGCGGACCTTTTCACTCATCCTTAATGAAACCGGCTGCCGAAAAATTGGCTGCTGTTCTCGATCAACTGACAATTAATAATGCGATGATTCCTGTTGTTGCAAACGTTTCAGCAACAGAAGTAACTGATGCGAGTGACATAAAGAAAAAATTAATTGACCAAGTTTTTTCACCTGTCCTCTGGGAAGATACAGTCCAATATCTGTTAGATCAAGGAGTAGACACATTTATTGAAATTGGATCAGGGAATGTCTTATCTGGACTAGTGAAAAAGGTAAATCGCAAGGTACGCGTATTTGCAGTTAATGATAGTGAAACATTGGAGCTTACTGTTACTAGTATAAAGGGGCTGAAAGATAATGCTTAA
- the plsX gene encoding phosphate acyltransferase PlsX, protein MRIVIDAMGGDNAPVAIVKGAMAAIKAYQDIEITLVGNELEIIRTLTDDTRISIIHTEEKIVATDSPVAAIRTKKNSSMVLAIKEVKEGRADACISAGNTGALMTGGILIIGRIKGIERPALAPMLPTFNGNGFLLIDAGANMDAKPEHLLQYGVMGSVYMQKVRHLENPRVGLLNVGTEADKGTDLAKQSFALLKEAPINFIGNIEARDLLEGVCDVVVCDGFSGNIVLKTIEGTALSLFSLIKTELTSTFFNKLAAVALKSSFVKIKEKMDYTEYGGASLFGLQAPVIKAHGSSNEKAILNSVRQTRLMLEEQVVETIKKEIVGKN, encoded by the coding sequence ATGAGGATCGTAATTGATGCTATGGGAGGAGATAATGCTCCTGTTGCAATTGTGAAAGGCGCGATGGCTGCAATTAAAGCTTATCAAGATATTGAAATTACTCTAGTGGGCAATGAACTAGAAATAATACGAACCCTCACTGATGATACGAGAATATCAATTATACATACAGAAGAAAAGATTGTAGCAACAGACTCACCAGTAGCGGCGATCCGAACAAAGAAAAATTCTTCCATGGTATTAGCCATAAAAGAGGTGAAGGAAGGACGAGCTGACGCTTGTATTTCAGCAGGAAATACTGGAGCCCTAATGACTGGTGGTATCTTAATAATTGGCAGAATTAAAGGTATTGAACGCCCTGCCTTAGCGCCAATGCTGCCAACATTTAACGGCAATGGCTTTTTACTTATTGATGCAGGTGCAAATATGGATGCTAAGCCAGAGCATTTGCTTCAGTATGGAGTAATGGGAAGCGTTTATATGCAAAAAGTTCGTCATCTTGAAAATCCGCGAGTAGGTCTTCTTAACGTTGGAACAGAGGCTGATAAAGGAACAGATTTAGCAAAACAATCTTTTGCCTTGTTAAAGGAAGCACCAATAAACTTTATAGGTAATATTGAAGCAAGAGATTTATTAGAAGGCGTCTGTGATGTAGTCGTTTGTGATGGTTTCTCTGGAAATATTGTCCTAAAAACAATTGAAGGAACAGCGCTTTCATTATTTTCGTTAATAAAAACAGAATTAACAAGCACGTTTTTCAATAAACTGGCTGCTGTGGCTCTTAAATCAAGTTTTGTAAAAATCAAAGAAAAAATGGATTACACTGAATACGGCGGAGCGAGCCTTTTTGGGCTCCAAGCACCTGTTATAAAAGCTCATGGATCCTCAAATGAAAAAGCGATTTTGAACTCAGTAAGGCAAACACGGTTAATGCTTGAAGAACAAGTTGTTGAGACGATAAAAAAGGAAATAGTTGGTAAAAACTAA
- the fapR gene encoding transcription factor FapR produces MRRSKKERQQLLKQKITDNPFVTDETLAGSFFVSVQTIRLDRLELSIPELRERIKHVAKKQFDTVKALPIEEVIGEIIDLQLDKRAISILDIGPEHVFSRTKIARGHHVFAQANSLAVAIINDELALTAKANVRFARRVKQGERIVAKARVINHEIERTNVEVTSYVEQELVFSGEFHMYRSEKILEGEIGEHEDRN; encoded by the coding sequence ATGAGACGTTCGAAAAAAGAGCGGCAGCAATTATTAAAACAAAAAATTACTGATAATCCTTTTGTCACAGATGAAACACTAGCTGGTTCATTTTTTGTGAGTGTTCAAACAATACGTTTAGATCGATTAGAACTTTCAATACCTGAATTAAGAGAACGAATTAAACATGTAGCCAAAAAACAATTTGATACGGTAAAAGCGCTACCAATTGAAGAAGTAATTGGAGAAATTATTGACTTGCAACTAGACAAAAGAGCAATTTCAATTTTAGATATCGGACCTGAACATGTTTTTTCAAGAACAAAAATTGCGAGAGGTCACCACGTCTTTGCTCAAGCCAATTCTTTAGCAGTAGCAATTATTAATGACGAACTTGCATTAACAGCAAAGGCAAATGTCCGTTTTGCAAGAAGAGTGAAACAAGGTGAACGGATCGTCGCTAAAGCAAGAGTAATCAATCATGAAATAGAACGGACGAATGTTGAAGTTACTAGTTATGTTGAACAAGAACTGGTTTTTTCTGGTGAATTCCACATGTACCGATCAGAGAAGATTTTGGAAGGAGAGATAGGTGAACATGAGGATCGTAATTGA
- the recG gene encoding ATP-dependent DNA helicase RecG: MLNHPVTSVRGIGEEKAKDLQVLGIHTVKDLIEYFPFRYEDYRPKDVSKLNHEERATIEATVQSESATRFFGRKKSRLSVRVLAGGILLTATFFNQQYLKPKLVNGAKVTLTGKWDAHRLTLTVSECKFGETIHQDGYDPVYSVGGKITVKALKKLIYSTIEQYGQGISEILPSHFLQKYKLIDRKQAIFKLHYPKNFEDGKQARRRMVYEEFLLFQLKMQALRKFQRENSHGAIIQFNIAEVDVFKSSLPFPLTKAQERVVAEILADIESPYRMNRLLQGDVGSGKTVVAAICLYATVIAHFQGALMVPTEILAEQHYHSLKELLEPNGVSVALLTGSVKGKKRTELLTRLQQGDVDVLIGTHALIQDEVNFCCLGLVITDEQHRFGVEQRRTLRHKGQNPNAMFMTATPIPRTLAISVFGDMDVSTIDEMPSGRKPIETYWAKDHMLARVLNFVEKELKEGRQAYVICPLIEESEKMDVQNAIDVHMQLQQHFQEFKVGLMHGRLHTSEKEAAMKAFSLNETNILVSTTVVEVGVNVQNATVMVIYDAERFGLSQLHQLRGRVGRGDAQSYCILIAEPKSDVGKERMRIMTETNDGFELSQRDLELRGAGDFFGKKQSGLPQFKIADMVQDFRTLEVARDDAYKLVYSQEFWTSPTYLPLVSYLEEAGVLKGEKID; encoded by the coding sequence ATGTTAAATCATCCAGTTACATCCGTAAGAGGGATTGGGGAAGAAAAAGCAAAAGATTTACAAGTGTTAGGTATTCATACAGTAAAAGATTTAATTGAATATTTTCCGTTTCGTTATGAAGATTATCGACCTAAGGACGTTTCAAAATTAAACCATGAAGAACGAGCAACAATTGAAGCGACGGTGCAAAGTGAGAGTGCGACACGTTTTTTTGGTCGAAAAAAATCTCGGCTTTCTGTAAGGGTACTAGCAGGGGGAATATTATTAACTGCGACGTTTTTTAACCAACAGTACTTAAAACCAAAATTAGTTAATGGCGCAAAGGTTACACTAACTGGGAAGTGGGATGCTCATCGACTAACTTTAACAGTTAGTGAATGTAAGTTTGGTGAAACGATCCATCAAGACGGGTACGATCCTGTTTATTCAGTTGGTGGAAAAATAACAGTAAAAGCTTTAAAAAAGCTGATTTATTCTACTATAGAACAATATGGACAGGGAATTTCTGAAATTCTCCCGAGCCATTTTCTCCAAAAATATAAGTTAATCGATAGAAAACAAGCCATTTTTAAGCTTCATTATCCGAAAAACTTTGAAGACGGCAAGCAGGCTAGAAGAAGAATGGTTTATGAGGAGTTTCTATTATTTCAGTTAAAAATGCAAGCATTAAGAAAGTTCCAACGGGAAAATAGTCATGGTGCAATTATTCAATTTAACATAGCTGAAGTTGACGTTTTTAAAAGCAGTTTGCCATTCCCGTTAACAAAAGCACAAGAGCGAGTTGTTGCTGAAATATTGGCCGACATAGAGTCCCCGTATCGCATGAATCGCTTGTTACAAGGAGATGTAGGTTCAGGAAAAACGGTAGTAGCAGCTATCTGCTTATATGCCACTGTTATTGCTCACTTCCAAGGAGCTTTGATGGTTCCAACGGAAATATTGGCAGAACAGCATTATCATTCGTTAAAAGAGCTATTAGAGCCTAATGGAGTATCAGTAGCCCTTTTAACAGGTTCTGTAAAAGGGAAAAAAAGAACTGAATTATTAACTCGGCTCCAACAAGGAGATGTTGATGTTTTAATTGGTACTCATGCGTTAATTCAAGATGAAGTTAATTTCTGCTGTTTAGGACTTGTTATTACTGATGAACAGCATCGTTTTGGTGTCGAGCAAAGAAGAACATTGCGTCATAAGGGGCAAAATCCCAACGCCATGTTTATGACTGCAACACCGATCCCTAGAACATTAGCGATCTCAGTTTTTGGCGATATGGATGTTTCGACTATAGATGAAATGCCCTCTGGTCGTAAGCCTATTGAGACGTATTGGGCAAAAGATCATATGTTAGCTAGAGTTCTTAATTTTGTTGAAAAAGAACTTAAAGAAGGTAGACAAGCCTATGTGATTTGTCCGTTGATTGAAGAGTCAGAAAAGATGGACGTCCAAAATGCTATTGATGTACATATGCAATTACAACAGCACTTTCAAGAATTTAAAGTTGGTCTTATGCATGGCAGACTCCACACGTCTGAAAAGGAAGCGGCTATGAAAGCATTTAGTCTAAACGAAACAAACATCCTTGTTTCGACAACAGTAGTTGAAGTTGGTGTCAATGTGCAAAATGCGACCGTCATGGTTATTTACGATGCTGAACGATTTGGTTTATCGCAACTTCATCAACTTCGGGGGCGGGTGGGGCGTGGCGATGCTCAATCGTATTGTATTTTAATAGCAGAACCTAAAAGTGATGTCGGTAAAGAACGCATGAGAATTATGACAGAAACGAATGACGGTTTTGAATTATCACAAAGAGATCTAGAACTAAGAGGAGCGGGTGATTTTTTCGGTAAAAAACAAAGCGGTTTACCTCAGTTCAAAATTGCTGATATGGTCCAGGACTTCCGAACTTTAGAAGTAGCTCGTGATGATGCTTACAAGCTTGTTTATAGTCAAGAATTTTGGACAAGCCCTACCTATCTACCACTAGTGAGCTATTTAGAAGAAGCGGGTGTCTTAAAAGGGGAAAAAATTGATTGA